Below is a window of Streptomyces sp. NBC_00223 DNA.
CGCACCCGCGCCCGCCCGCTCCGACGCAAGCGCGCGCAGCGCCTCGTACGCCGACTGGATGAACGGACTGCCCATCCGCGGCGCCGTGTTGGTGAGCGCGACCAGGGCGACCCCGGTCCGCGGGCTGAATCCGGCGAAGGACGAGAAGCCGCGGGTGCCGCCCGAGTGGTGGTAGAGGTCGTGGCCGGGGCGCGGCTGGATGTTCCAGATCAGGGCGAGCCGCCGGTCGCCGCGCGGGAGGGCGAGCCGGGGGCGTACGACGTCGGCCAGTCCGGCGCGCAGAAACGGTTCCGGCACCTCGCCCGGGTCGATCAGGGCGTCCAGCAGCCGCAGCAGGTCCCGCCCGCTGGAACGGACCGCCCCCGCCGCCGGGAGCCCCGGAATCCGCCACGGCGGCTGCGCGTGCCGGTGCCAGTACCCGGTCGCCTGGGACAGCTCGCCGCAGTCCGTCCGCTCCAGCCCGAGCGGCCGCAGCACCCTCGCCCCGAGCAGAGCGCCGTACCCGTCGACGCCCGAGCCACCGGCCCCCACCAACAGCCGTCCCAGGAGCCCGACCCCGAAGTTCGAGTACCGCACCCGCGTCCCGGGCACGAAGCGCGGACGCGTCCGGCCCACCGCCGTCATCAAGTCATCGGCGGAGAAAGCCTCGTACGGGTTGGTCAGCCATCTCCCCCGGGCGGAGGCCGGCAACCCCGGTGGCAGGCGCGGGAGTCCGGACGTGTGCGTGGCCAAGTGCAGCAGCGTCACGGGGGCGCCGTGCTCACCGAGCGTGACCCCGGGCGGCAGCAGCCCCGACACCCGGCTGCCGTAGGCGACTTCGCCGCGCGCGACCCGCTCGGCGAGGAGCAGCGCCGTCAACACCTTGGTGAGCGAGCCGATTTCGAACCGGGTGTCGGCCCCGACCGGCTCACGGCCGCCGTACGCCGTGTGCCCGTCCGTGAGGAAGACCCGCTCGTCGCCGCGCCGCAGCGCCACGACCGTACCGCTCCCCCGGCCGCTCGCGCCGAGCACCGGCCCGGCGATGTCGGACGCCCACAAGGGCGCCCACCCGGTGGCGCCGCTCACGACTCGGCCGCTCCGTCCCCCAGCGTCCGCGACACCACCAGCGTTCCCGCGACCACCGCGACCACCGCCGTGTGCTGCTGATCCGCGAACCGGACGTCGGGATCCTCGGCGATCTCGTTCCCGTCGCGCGGCACGAGCCCGTCCTCGTGCTGGATACGGGCCAGCAGGTCCCACGTCCCCGGGTCGCAGTACGGCTCCTTCAAGCAGCTGCCGACGATCATCAACTCCCCCAGCAGGTCCCATTCCTCGACCTCCGCCCAGGCGTTGATCCATGCCGGGAGCCAGGCCGTGAGGTAGTCGTTGACGTCGTCGGGAAGGTCCTCGGGCCGCCGGCCCCAGTCGGTGATGTGGAAGACGGCGTGGGTCATGTGGTAGCCGGTCATCCAGTCGATGAGCCAGGGCTCGGGCACGTTGCCGAGCCAGGTGGCACGGATCAACTGCTCCCAGTCGCCCGTCCGTCCGTTGGTGTCGAGGCCGGCCACGCGGGCCGCGTTGGCGACGGCGAGGGCGCGGTTGGGCGCGTGCTCGACGGCGCGCACGGACTTCAACCCGCTGACGTGGCCCATCAGTTGTTCCATCGGCTCGTGCCGGTAGCCGCCGCGGGCGAGATGGGCGTACGTCTCCATCGAGTCGGTCATCAGCGGGTAGCGCAGCAGGCGCGCGTACAGCAGGTCGCCCGCGCCGAACTGGTCCCAGACGTGGTCCAGCATCGTGTGGGCGAGGCGCAGTTCGTTC
It encodes the following:
- a CDS encoding DUF6895 family protein, whose product is MKASVTATAHQVSVKALGWLHEHHERGTLPVGVGTDISEPKGVYKALGELSLASSLVLREAVSGANELRLAHTMLDHVWDQFGAGDLLYARLLRYPLMTDSMETYAHLARGGYRHEPMEQLMGHVSGLKSVRAVEHAPNRALAVANAARVAGLDTNGRTGDWEQLIRATWLGNVPEPWLIDWMTGYHMTHAVFHITDWGRRPEDLPDDVNDYLTAWLPAWINAWAEVEEWDLLGELMIVGSCLKEPYCDPGTWDLLARIQHEDGLVPRDGNEIAEDPDVRFADQQHTAVVAVVAGTLVVSRTLGDGAAES
- a CDS encoding serine hydrolase domain-containing protein, which encodes MSGATGWAPLWASDIAGPVLGASGRGSGTVVALRRGDERVFLTDGHTAYGGREPVGADTRFEIGSLTKVLTALLLAERVARGEVAYGSRVSGLLPPGVTLGEHGAPVTLLHLATHTSGLPRLPPGLPASARGRWLTNPYEAFSADDLMTAVGRTRPRFVPGTRVRYSNFGVGLLGRLLVGAGGSGVDGYGALLGARVLRPLGLERTDCGELSQATGYWHRHAQPPWRIPGLPAAGAVRSSGRDLLRLLDALIDPGEVPEPFLRAGLADVVRPRLALPRGDRRLALIWNIQPRPGHDLYHHSGGTRGFSSFAGFSPRTGVALVALTNTAPRMGSPFIQSAYEALRALASERAGAGARGGVSSLDPAVTAVPFDPAAVRR